In one window of Megalopta genalis isolate 19385.01 chromosome 8, iyMegGena1_principal, whole genome shotgun sequence DNA:
- the CycE gene encoding cyclin E, with product MPQTSLQEKKSQTYLQGGKVATQSLKRKRRTTEISEDSENVYPPSKIPALSNVSYTESCHSVHSLENTYTPHQVSPLKEQQEAATWSELRNATCFLTPSSSNNVTNRPSPLPSFPWADGSQVWSLMCSGDQKTVTQRNPQMFQRHPTLQPRMRAILLDWLIEVCEVYKLHRETYYLAMDYLDRYLSTHQNVPKNQLQLIGITCLFIAAKVEEIYPPKIAEFAYVTDGACTEEEILGKELIILKGLGWNLSPITAPGWLNIYMQIESGDWSRPSAFIYPQYGGLQYSQAAQLLDLATLDEGSLKFPYSHIAAAAIYHTQGRECALRVSRISWEQLAPCAKWLNPFAVTAAEEGSQLLLRSAVPPSESHSGSGLRATVPNIVMDESHRIQTHVVDLNMLERAQQRLADDVPCTDTNESDSNTESGRQSPNESGLLTPPSSSQKNSTTPSRPLPQLHPYT from the exons ATGCCACAGACGAG tttacaggaaaaaaaatcaCAAACTTATTTACAAGGTGGCAAAGTAGCAACACAATCTTTAAAACGTAAAAGACGTACAACAGAGATCTCTGAAGATTCAGAAAATGTGTATCCTCCCAGTAAAATACCAGCATTGTCGAATGTATCATATACAGAATCTTGTCATTCAGTACATTCATTAGAAAATACGTATACACCTCATCAAGTATCTCCAttaaaagagcaacaagaagcaGCCACATGGTCTGAGCTACGAAATGCAACATGCTTTTTAACGCCATCGTCATCTAATAATGTGACAAATAGACCTAGTCCTTTGCCTTCGTTTCCATGGGCTGATGGTTCTCAAGTTTGGTCTCTTATGTGTTCGGGAGATCAAAAAACAGTTACACAGAGAAACCCACAGATGTTCCAAAGGCATCCAACACTACAGCCACGTATGAGGGCAATTCTGTTGGACTGGTTAATCGAAGTATGTGAAGTATATAAACTACATAGAGAAACTTATTACCTTGCAATGGATTACCTAGACAGATATCTGTCCACTCATCAAAATGTACCTAAAAATCAATTGCAGTTAATAGGAATCACATGCCTATTCATAGCTGCGAAG GTCGAAGAAATATATCCACCCAAAATAGCAGAGTTTGCATACGTCACAGATGGAGCATGCACAGAAGAAGAAATCTTAGGAAAAGAATTGATAATACTGAAAGGTCTTGGGTGGAATTTATCTCCCATCACAGCACCTGGTTGGCTGAATATTTATATGCAAATTGAATCTGGCGACTGGTCAAGACCAAGTGCTTTTATTTACCCTCAATATGGAGGCCTACAGTATTCTCAAGCTGCTCAGTTGTTGGATCTAGCTACGTTAGATGAAGGAAGCTTGAAGTTCCCATATAGTCATATAGCAGCAGCAGCCATCTATCACACTCAAGGAAGGGAATGTGCCTTGAGGGTATCACGCATTTCATGGGAGCAGCTTGCACCCTGTGCCAAATGGCTTAATCCATTTGCAGTAACAGCAGCAGAGGAAGGTTCTCAGCTTCTTTTAAGGTCTGCAGTACCACCTTCAGAGTCTCATTCTGGATCTGGTCTCAGGGCAACAGTGCCCAATATAGTTATGGATGAATCGCATCGTATCCAGACACATGTGGTTGATTTAAATATGCTGGAAAGGGCGCAACAGCGGTTAGCTGATGATGTCCCTTGTACAGACACAAATGAATCTGATTCCAACACAGAATCTGGGAGACAAAGCCCAAATGAAAGTGGCCTCTTAACTCCTCCATCTAGTAGTCAGAAAAATTCTACAACACCCTCGCGTCCTCTACCACAGTTACATCCGTATACATAA